The Verrucomicrobiaceae bacterium DNA window AAGGCCAGACTGACACCACAGGCTCCCGCTCGTCACGCTCCCATCGCTCGTAAACCTCCCGCATTGTGCCGAACCGCTCAGCCACATCCTCCTGCCGCAACGCCAATGCCAGCCTCCGGTTTCGAAGGTGTTCGCCAAGAGTCTTTGGCCGCTCGATTACACCTTTCTTCCTCAGAATGAAGGCTTTCAGAGCTTCTGCCGACACCCGAATGTCGAAGTAGCAAAATGGCAAAACGCGATGATACGTATTTTGCATGAAGCTCATCTGAGTTCGTTACTAATTAGTTGAGGTCGGGTATTAGCGCCTAGACACACCATGAAACGTACTGCTGCACTCCTGACCTCGCTGCTTTTGGTGGCCTTTACCGCCAGCGCCCAGGAGGCTAAGATCGTCTCCGTCGAAAACAAGGTGGAGGCTACGAAGGATACTGGAGTCTGGGCGGTAGCGAATGCGGAGCAGCGGCTGGCCATCCAGGACCGCATCCGCACGCTGCGCAAAAGCCGGGCGACGGTGCAGCTCACGGGTCTCTACAACATGCGCATGGAGCAGCTCACGACGGTGGAGATTTCCCCCTCCCTGTTGGATGATAGCAAACCGCGCCTCGATCTCGGTGGCGGTGCCCTTTTCATCTTCAGCCGCGAGCAAAGCGGCGAGATCGACATCAAAACTCCCGCCGCAAACGGCGCACTGCGCGGCACGCAGCTCTTTGTGAGCGTGGCGAATGGGAGGACGTTTTACCAAGTGCTCGAAGGTCGTGTCGAGGTCAGCAATCCTCAGGGCAGTGTGAGCATCAGTGCGGGTGAAGCTGCTGAAGCAGTGGTAGGCAGCGCTCCTCGACGCACCGCCGTCTTGGAGGCGAAGAACATCCTGCAATGGGCGCTTTATTATCCGGCGGTGATCGATCCGGGCAAGTTGGAGGAGGCGAATGGACAAGGGGATGCCTCAAAGGCTTCCACGGCGTTGCAGGCCTACGCGGAAGGCGATTTGCTCGCGGCGCTGGAGTTGCCGAAAGGCGGCTCGAAGGCTCTGGAGGCGGCTGTTTTGCTCGCGGTGGGCCGTTTGGATGAGGTGAGGCCGATTTTGGCAAAAATGCCTCTTTCGAGCCCAAATCGCCGTGCGCTCGAAAAACTCGTGTCGGCCGTGAAACACGAAAAAACGGCACTTTGGCCGCTGGAGTCGATTTCGACGGCTTCGGAGGCGATGGCGGAGAGTTATTACCGGCAGTCGCAGCATGATCTGGAAGGTGCCCGCGAGGCCGCGAGGCTCGCGGTGAGGTTTTCGCCACAAAATGGCTATGCGTGGACACGGCTGGGCGAGCTGGAGTTTTCGTTTGGTAGAGCGAAGCGAGCTTTGGAGGCGCTGGAGAATGGTTTGAAGCTCACACCGCGAAATGCCCAGGCGCATGCGCTGCATGGTTTCGTGCTGAGTGCTCGCAATCGCATCGCGGAGGCTCAGCAGGCGTTTCAAACAGCCACGCGGTTGGATGGAGCGCTCGGCAATGGCTGGCTGGGCCTCGGTTTGACGAAGATCAAGCAAGGCCACCTCGCCGAAGGTCGCGCCGACCTGCAAACCGCCGCGACGGTGGAGCCGCTGAAGTCGATCTATCACAGCTACCTCGGCAAGGCTTTCAGTGTGGAAAGTCGCCGCACCGACGCAGAGAAGGATTTGTCTTTGGCACAGCAGCTCGACGCGAATGACCCGACGCCATGGCTTTACAGCGCCATCGAGAAGCAGCAGCAGAACCGCAGCAACGAGGCCATCGGTGATTTGCAGAAGTCCATCGAGCTGAATGACAACCGCCGCGTGTATCGCAGCGAATTTTTGCTCGATCAGGACAAGTCCGTGCGCAGTGCGAACCTCGCCGCGATCTACCGCAACAACGGCATGGACGCCGTGGCGCTGCGTGAGGCCGCCCGCGCCGTGGACAGTGATTTCACGAATGCTTCCGCGCACCTCTTCCTCGCGAACGCCTTCCACTCGCTGCGTGATCCACAGCGTATCGCGCTGCGCTATGAGACACCGTGGTTTAATGAGCTGCTGCTGGCGAATCTGCTCTCACCGGTGGGTGGTGGGCCGCTTTCACAGTACGTTTCGCAGCAGGAGTATTCGAAGCTGCTGGAGGCCGATGGCATCGGTGCGAGCCTCGCGGGCGAGTATCGCGGCACGGGCGAGTGGCGCAGCTCGGCGTCCGTCTTTGGCACGCATGGAAACTGGAGCTGGGGCGTCGATTATTCACTGCGGGACACGCATGGCACACGCATCAACAACGAGGCGAGCATCCAGGACCTCTACGCGCAGGTGAAGTGGCAGCCGACGAGCGATGACACGCTCTACTTCCTCGGCAAATGGTCGAAGCAGGAGAGCGGCGACACCTTTGAGACCTACAACAACACGCCGCTGGCTCCCGATGTGTTCTTTGATGAGAAACAGCAGCCCGGCCTGCTGCTCGCAGGCTGGAATCACCGCTGGGGACCGGGCTCGCACACGCTTTTCCTCGCCGGACGCCTCAGCGCCACGCAGCGCCTGCGTGACCCGCGTGCGAACCAGCTCCTCATCGAACGTGACTCGGCGGTTTTGAATCCCTCGGTGGTGAACACGGTCGGCTTCTTCAATGTGTTCTCCGATCCGGCCTTCACCTCCGTGCTCGGATTGGATGGCGAAACCTTGATCCACTCGCCTGAGCTGGTGGCGGCCATTCAGCCCTTCCTCAATTCCGGCGCGATACTCGGCGTGAATGCCACGCCGTTTGATTTTCAGACACGGCGCGAGTTTGAGATCTACACGGCGGAGATGATGCACATCCAGAAGATCAGGAAGCACCA harbors:
- a CDS encoding helix-turn-helix domain-containing protein yields the protein MSFMQNTYHRVLPFCYFDIRVSAEALKAFILRKKGVIERPKTLGEHLRNRRLALALRQEDVAERFGTMREVYERWERDEREPVVSVWPLIVTFLGYYPGSQASPADLTLMARRTLGLEQKMLAQKVGVIHQRLRRWEHGSEVPSPSEYSRLQTLLSEAPGVAC
- a CDS encoding FecR domain-containing protein, which encodes MKRTAALLTSLLLVAFTASAQEAKIVSVENKVEATKDTGVWAVANAEQRLAIQDRIRTLRKSRATVQLTGLYNMRMEQLTTVEISPSLLDDSKPRLDLGGGALFIFSREQSGEIDIKTPAANGALRGTQLFVSVANGRTFYQVLEGRVEVSNPQGSVSISAGEAAEAVVGSAPRRTAVLEAKNILQWALYYPAVIDPGKLEEANGQGDASKASTALQAYAEGDLLAALELPKGGSKALEAAVLLAVGRLDEVRPILAKMPLSSPNRRALEKLVSAVKHEKTALWPLESISTASEAMAESYYRQSQHDLEGAREAARLAVRFSPQNGYAWTRLGELEFSFGRAKRALEALENGLKLTPRNAQAHALHGFVLSARNRIAEAQQAFQTATRLDGALGNGWLGLGLTKIKQGHLAEGRADLQTAATVEPLKSIYHSYLGKAFSVESRRTDAEKDLSLAQQLDANDPTPWLYSAIEKQQQNRSNEAIGDLQKSIELNDNRRVYRSEFLLDQDKSVRSANLAAIYRNNGMDAVALREAARAVDSDFTNASAHLFLANAFHSLRDPQRIALRYETPWFNELLLANLLSPVGGGPLSQYVSQQEYSKLLEADGIGASLAGEYRGTGEWRSSASVFGTHGNWSWGVDYSLRDTHGTRINNEASIQDLYAQVKWQPTSDDTLYFLGKWSKQESGDTFETYNNTPLAPDVFFDEKQQPGLLLAGWNHRWGPGSHTLFLAGRLSATQRLRDPRANQLLIERDSAVLNPSVVNTVGFFNVFSDPAFTSVLGLDGETLIHSPELVAAIQPFLNSGAILGVNATPFDFQTRREFEIYTAEMMHIQKIRKHHILAGVRYQDGEFETQSRLSVIRPTFAGGFMTPAFERTDVVDFQRLSLYAYDYWQPRPWLTLIGGVSWDRIDHPLNFRNPPTSGAQTQNERVSAKAGFILNPSRWVQVRGAFTQGIGGVTYDESVRLEPVQIAGFNQSYRTVLSESLAGSVETPRFQNIGLSIEGSLPTKTWWGITGNIIEQEVDRTVGAFTGFSPGVFPIEPAYFASSTRQSLSYREESLQFTLNQLVGRRWALGGLYRVTQSELRTTLHDLVAFGSPNGVLHDRATLHELGLSANYNSPRGFFARVEANLFAQSLRDDPNSGLAPRGGDRFWQFNAFAGYRFHRNLCELSAGVLNLTGQNYQLSPLNPWSDIARERTFVLRFRLSF